A window of the Eulemur rufifrons isolate Redbay chromosome 6, OSU_ERuf_1, whole genome shotgun sequence genome harbors these coding sequences:
- the POGLUT3 gene encoding protein O-glucosyltransferase 3 isoform X1: protein MRRLPRAALLPLQLALLVAAGAPEAPVSARRSLVWGPGLQAAVVLPVRYFYLQAVNSEGHNLTRSPPGQTSFKVVVKSLSPKELVRIHVPKPLDRNDGTFLIRYRMYETVKEGLKIEVLYGDEHVAQSPYILKGPVYHEYCACPEEDPQAWQTILSCPTEEPQIAKDFASFPSINLQQMLNEVPKRFGDERGAVVHYTILSNHIYRRSLGKYTDFKMFSDEILLSLARKVLLPDLEFYINLGDWPLEHRNVNETPGPVPIISWCGSLDSRDIILPTYDITHSTLEAMRGVTNDLLSIQGNTGPSWFNKTEKAFFRGRDSREERLQLVQLSKENPQLLDAGITGYFFFQEKEKELGKAKLTGFFDFFKYKYQVNVDGTVAAYRYPYLMLGDSLVLKQDSPYYEHFYLALKPWKHYVPVKRNLSDLLEKVKWAKENDEEAKKIAKEGQLTARDLLQPHRLYCYYYRVLQTYAEHQASKPEIRDGMELVPQPEDGTSICECHRKNPSREEL from the exons ATGCGCCGCCTCCCGCGGGCCGCGCTGCTGCCCCTGCAGCTCGCCCTGCTCGTGGCCGCGGGGGCCCCCGAGGCGCCGGTCAGCGCGCGGCGGAGCCTGGTGTGGGGGCCCGGGCTGCAGGCGGCTGTCGTTCTGCCCGTCCGCTATTTCTACCTGCAAGCGGTCAACTCGGAGGGCCACAACCTCACTCGCTCGCCCCCAG gtcAAACATCATTCAAAGTAGTAGTCAAATCTCTTTCCCCTAAAGAGTTAGTCCGGATTCATGTTCCTAAACCTTTGGACAGGAACGATGGAACATTTTTGATAAGATACAGGATGTATGAAACTGTCAAGGAAGGGCTGAAGATAGAGGTCCTTTATGGTGATGAACATGTGGCTCAGTCTCCCTATATCTTGAAAG GACCAGTGTACCACGAATACTGTGCGTGTCCGGAAGAGGATCCTCAGGCATGGCAGACAATTCTTTCTTGTCCAACCGAGGAACCACAGATTGCAAAAGATTTTGCTTCCTTCCCCAGCATCAATCTCCAGCAGATGCTAAACGAAGTCCCCAAAAGGTTTGGGGACGAGAGGGGTGCTGTTGTTCATTACACAATTCTCAGTAACCACATTTACCGAAGATCTTTAGGGAAATACACAGACTTCAAAATGTTCTCTGATGAGATTTTGCTGTCACTGGCAAGAAAG GTCCTTCTCCCAGACTTAGAATTTTACATTAACCTTGGAGATTGGCCCTTGGAGCATCGCAACGTCAATGAAACCCCTGGCCCCGTACCTATCATTTCATGGTGTGGCTCTCTGGATTCAAGGGACATTATACTTCCAACGTATGACATCACCCACTCCACACTGGAAGCAATGAGGGGTGTTACAAATGATCTTCTCTCTATTCAGGGAAATACAG GGCCTTCCTGGTTCAATAAAACGGAGAAAGCTTTCTTCAGAGGTAGAGATAGCCGAGAGGAGAGGCTCCAGTTGGTACAGCTGTCCAAAGAAAATCCACAGCTACTAGATGCAGGAATTACAGgatatttctttttccaagagaaagaaaaggagcttGGAAAAGCCAAGTTGACAggtttctttgatttctttaag TACAAGTATCAAGTGAATGTGGATGGGACCGTGGCTGCTTACAGATATCCCTATCTCATGCTAGGCGACAGTCTGGTTCTAAAACAGGACTCGCCATATTACGAACATTTCTACCTGGCACTAAAGCCTTGGAAACATTATGTTCCAGTTAAAAGAAATCTTAGTGATTTACTAGAGAAAGTGAAATGGGCCAAG GAAAATGATGAAGAAGCTAAGAAGATTGCCAAAGAAGGGCAGTTGACTGCTAGGGACCTTCTCCAGCCACACAGGCTTTACTGCTATTATTACAGGGTACTCCAG ACATATGCCGAGCACCAAGCCAGCAAACCTGAAATACGTGATGGAATGGAACTTGTTCCTCAGCCAGAAGATGGCACATCCATCTGTGAGTGCCACAGGAAAAATCCTTCAAGAGAAGAGCTTTAA
- the POGLUT3 gene encoding protein O-glucosyltransferase 3 isoform X3 — translation MRCQTSFKVVVKSLSPKELVRIHVPKPLDRNDGTFLIRYRMYETVKEGLKIEVLYGDEHVAQSPYILKGPVYHEYCACPEEDPQAWQTILSCPTEEPQIAKDFASFPSINLQQMLNEVPKRFGDERGAVVHYTILSNHIYRRSLGKYTDFKMFSDEILLSLARKVLLPDLEFYINLGDWPLEHRNVNETPGPVPIISWCGSLDSRDIILPTYDITHSTLEAMRGVTNDLLSIQGNTGPSWFNKTEKAFFRGRDSREERLQLVQLSKENPQLLDAGITGYFFFQEKEKELGKAKLTGFFDFFKYKYQVNVDGTVAAYRYPYLMLGDSLVLKQDSPYYEHFYLALKPWKHYVPVKRNLSDLLEKVKWAKENDEEAKKIAKEGQLTARDLLQPHRLYCYYYRVLQTYAEHQASKPEIRDGMELVPQPEDGTSICECHRKNPSREEL, via the exons ATGCGGT gtcAAACATCATTCAAAGTAGTAGTCAAATCTCTTTCCCCTAAAGAGTTAGTCCGGATTCATGTTCCTAAACCTTTGGACAGGAACGATGGAACATTTTTGATAAGATACAGGATGTATGAAACTGTCAAGGAAGGGCTGAAGATAGAGGTCCTTTATGGTGATGAACATGTGGCTCAGTCTCCCTATATCTTGAAAG GACCAGTGTACCACGAATACTGTGCGTGTCCGGAAGAGGATCCTCAGGCATGGCAGACAATTCTTTCTTGTCCAACCGAGGAACCACAGATTGCAAAAGATTTTGCTTCCTTCCCCAGCATCAATCTCCAGCAGATGCTAAACGAAGTCCCCAAAAGGTTTGGGGACGAGAGGGGTGCTGTTGTTCATTACACAATTCTCAGTAACCACATTTACCGAAGATCTTTAGGGAAATACACAGACTTCAAAATGTTCTCTGATGAGATTTTGCTGTCACTGGCAAGAAAG GTCCTTCTCCCAGACTTAGAATTTTACATTAACCTTGGAGATTGGCCCTTGGAGCATCGCAACGTCAATGAAACCCCTGGCCCCGTACCTATCATTTCATGGTGTGGCTCTCTGGATTCAAGGGACATTATACTTCCAACGTATGACATCACCCACTCCACACTGGAAGCAATGAGGGGTGTTACAAATGATCTTCTCTCTATTCAGGGAAATACAG GGCCTTCCTGGTTCAATAAAACGGAGAAAGCTTTCTTCAGAGGTAGAGATAGCCGAGAGGAGAGGCTCCAGTTGGTACAGCTGTCCAAAGAAAATCCACAGCTACTAGATGCAGGAATTACAGgatatttctttttccaagagaaagaaaaggagcttGGAAAAGCCAAGTTGACAggtttctttgatttctttaag TACAAGTATCAAGTGAATGTGGATGGGACCGTGGCTGCTTACAGATATCCCTATCTCATGCTAGGCGACAGTCTGGTTCTAAAACAGGACTCGCCATATTACGAACATTTCTACCTGGCACTAAAGCCTTGGAAACATTATGTTCCAGTTAAAAGAAATCTTAGTGATTTACTAGAGAAAGTGAAATGGGCCAAG GAAAATGATGAAGAAGCTAAGAAGATTGCCAAAGAAGGGCAGTTGACTGCTAGGGACCTTCTCCAGCCACACAGGCTTTACTGCTATTATTACAGGGTACTCCAG ACATATGCCGAGCACCAAGCCAGCAAACCTGAAATACGTGATGGAATGGAACTTGTTCCTCAGCCAGAAGATGGCACATCCATCTGTGAGTGCCACAGGAAAAATCCTTCAAGAGAAGAGCTTTAA
- the POGLUT3 gene encoding protein O-glucosyltransferase 3 isoform X4, giving the protein MRRLPRAALLPLQLALLVAAGAPEAPVSARRSLVWGPGLQAAVVLPVRYFYLQAVNSEGHNLTRSPPGQTSFKVVVKSLSPKELVRIHVPKPLDRNDGTFLIRYRMYETVKEGLKIEVLYGDEHVAQSPYILKGPVYHEYCACPEEDPQAWQTILSCPTEEPQIAKDFASFPSINLQQMLNEVPKRFGDERGAVVHYTILSNHIYRRSLGKYTDFKMFSDEILLSLARKYKYQVNVDGTVAAYRYPYLMLGDSLVLKQDSPYYEHFYLALKPWKHYVPVKRNLSDLLEKVKWAKENDEEAKKIAKEGQLTARDLLQPHRLYCYYYRVLQTYAEHQASKPEIRDGMELVPQPEDGTSICECHRKNPSREEL; this is encoded by the exons ATGCGCCGCCTCCCGCGGGCCGCGCTGCTGCCCCTGCAGCTCGCCCTGCTCGTGGCCGCGGGGGCCCCCGAGGCGCCGGTCAGCGCGCGGCGGAGCCTGGTGTGGGGGCCCGGGCTGCAGGCGGCTGTCGTTCTGCCCGTCCGCTATTTCTACCTGCAAGCGGTCAACTCGGAGGGCCACAACCTCACTCGCTCGCCCCCAG gtcAAACATCATTCAAAGTAGTAGTCAAATCTCTTTCCCCTAAAGAGTTAGTCCGGATTCATGTTCCTAAACCTTTGGACAGGAACGATGGAACATTTTTGATAAGATACAGGATGTATGAAACTGTCAAGGAAGGGCTGAAGATAGAGGTCCTTTATGGTGATGAACATGTGGCTCAGTCTCCCTATATCTTGAAAG GACCAGTGTACCACGAATACTGTGCGTGTCCGGAAGAGGATCCTCAGGCATGGCAGACAATTCTTTCTTGTCCAACCGAGGAACCACAGATTGCAAAAGATTTTGCTTCCTTCCCCAGCATCAATCTCCAGCAGATGCTAAACGAAGTCCCCAAAAGGTTTGGGGACGAGAGGGGTGCTGTTGTTCATTACACAATTCTCAGTAACCACATTTACCGAAGATCTTTAGGGAAATACACAGACTTCAAAATGTTCTCTGATGAGATTTTGCTGTCACTGGCAAGAAAG TACAAGTATCAAGTGAATGTGGATGGGACCGTGGCTGCTTACAGATATCCCTATCTCATGCTAGGCGACAGTCTGGTTCTAAAACAGGACTCGCCATATTACGAACATTTCTACCTGGCACTAAAGCCTTGGAAACATTATGTTCCAGTTAAAAGAAATCTTAGTGATTTACTAGAGAAAGTGAAATGGGCCAAG GAAAATGATGAAGAAGCTAAGAAGATTGCCAAAGAAGGGCAGTTGACTGCTAGGGACCTTCTCCAGCCACACAGGCTTTACTGCTATTATTACAGGGTACTCCAG ACATATGCCGAGCACCAAGCCAGCAAACCTGAAATACGTGATGGAATGGAACTTGTTCCTCAGCCAGAAGATGGCACATCCATCTGTGAGTGCCACAGGAAAAATCCTTCAAGAGAAGAGCTTTAA
- the POGLUT3 gene encoding protein O-glucosyltransferase 3 isoform X2, protein MRRLPRAALLPLQLALLVAAGAPEAPVSARRSLVWGPGLQAAVVLPVRYFYLQAVNSEGHNLTRSPPGQTSFKVVVKSLSPKELVRIHVPKPLDRNDGTFLIRYRMYETVKEGLKIEVLYGDEHVAQSPYILKGPVYHEYCACPEEDPQAWQTILSCPTEEPQIAKDFASFPSINLQQMLNEVPKRFGDERGAVVHYTILSNHIYRRSLGKYTDFKMFSDEILLSLARKVLLPDLEFYINLGDWPLEHRNVNETPGPVPIISWCGSLDSRDIILPTYDITHSTLEAMRGVTNDLLSIQGNTGPSWFNKTEKAFFRGRDSREERLQLVQLSKENPQLLDAGITGYFFFQEKEKELGKAKLTGFFDFFKYKYQVNVDGTVAAYRYPYLMLGDSLVLKQDSPYYEHFYLALKPWKHYVPVKRNLSDLLEKVKWAKTYAEHQASKPEIRDGMELVPQPEDGTSICECHRKNPSREEL, encoded by the exons ATGCGCCGCCTCCCGCGGGCCGCGCTGCTGCCCCTGCAGCTCGCCCTGCTCGTGGCCGCGGGGGCCCCCGAGGCGCCGGTCAGCGCGCGGCGGAGCCTGGTGTGGGGGCCCGGGCTGCAGGCGGCTGTCGTTCTGCCCGTCCGCTATTTCTACCTGCAAGCGGTCAACTCGGAGGGCCACAACCTCACTCGCTCGCCCCCAG gtcAAACATCATTCAAAGTAGTAGTCAAATCTCTTTCCCCTAAAGAGTTAGTCCGGATTCATGTTCCTAAACCTTTGGACAGGAACGATGGAACATTTTTGATAAGATACAGGATGTATGAAACTGTCAAGGAAGGGCTGAAGATAGAGGTCCTTTATGGTGATGAACATGTGGCTCAGTCTCCCTATATCTTGAAAG GACCAGTGTACCACGAATACTGTGCGTGTCCGGAAGAGGATCCTCAGGCATGGCAGACAATTCTTTCTTGTCCAACCGAGGAACCACAGATTGCAAAAGATTTTGCTTCCTTCCCCAGCATCAATCTCCAGCAGATGCTAAACGAAGTCCCCAAAAGGTTTGGGGACGAGAGGGGTGCTGTTGTTCATTACACAATTCTCAGTAACCACATTTACCGAAGATCTTTAGGGAAATACACAGACTTCAAAATGTTCTCTGATGAGATTTTGCTGTCACTGGCAAGAAAG GTCCTTCTCCCAGACTTAGAATTTTACATTAACCTTGGAGATTGGCCCTTGGAGCATCGCAACGTCAATGAAACCCCTGGCCCCGTACCTATCATTTCATGGTGTGGCTCTCTGGATTCAAGGGACATTATACTTCCAACGTATGACATCACCCACTCCACACTGGAAGCAATGAGGGGTGTTACAAATGATCTTCTCTCTATTCAGGGAAATACAG GGCCTTCCTGGTTCAATAAAACGGAGAAAGCTTTCTTCAGAGGTAGAGATAGCCGAGAGGAGAGGCTCCAGTTGGTACAGCTGTCCAAAGAAAATCCACAGCTACTAGATGCAGGAATTACAGgatatttctttttccaagagaaagaaaaggagcttGGAAAAGCCAAGTTGACAggtttctttgatttctttaag TACAAGTATCAAGTGAATGTGGATGGGACCGTGGCTGCTTACAGATATCCCTATCTCATGCTAGGCGACAGTCTGGTTCTAAAACAGGACTCGCCATATTACGAACATTTCTACCTGGCACTAAAGCCTTGGAAACATTATGTTCCAGTTAAAAGAAATCTTAGTGATTTACTAGAGAAAGTGAAATGGGCCAAG ACATATGCCGAGCACCAAGCCAGCAAACCTGAAATACGTGATGGAATGGAACTTGTTCCTCAGCCAGAAGATGGCACATCCATCTGTGAGTGCCACAGGAAAAATCCTTCAAGAGAAGAGCTTTAA